A genomic stretch from Lathyrus oleraceus cultivar Zhongwan6 chromosome 2, CAAS_Psat_ZW6_1.0, whole genome shotgun sequence includes:
- the LOC127120935 gene encoding putative 12-oxophytodienoate reductase 11, whose product MGIKKVEMSAADPIPLVTPYKMGNFNLSHRVVLAPLTRTRSYNNVPQPHAILYYSQRASQGGLLITEATGVSDTAQGYPNTPGIWTKEQVEAWKPIVDAVHAKGGVIICQIWHVGRVSNSCYQPNGQTPISSSDKSLTSSHAQQFTPPRRLSTDEIPDIVNDFRLAARNAIEAGFDGIEIHGAHGYLIEQFMKDEVNDRTDEYGGSIENRCRFALEVVEAAVNEIGADKVGIRLSPFAEHSECGDSSPKELGLYMVNALNKYNLLYCHMVEPRIKSAFEVVDNSPHSLVPMRKAFNGTFIVAGGYDRQDGINAVAENKTDLVVYGRLFLANPDLPKRFALDAPLNKYNRETFYTSDPVLGYTDYPFLD is encoded by the exons ATGGGTATCAAAAAAGTTGAAATGTCAGCTGCTGATCCTATTCCTCTTGTTACACCATACAAGATGGGAAACTTCAATCTCTCCCACAG AGTTGTTTTGGCACCACTCACTAGAACAAGATCATACAACAATGTTCCTCAACCTCATGCTATCCTCTATTACTCTCAGAGAGCATCTCAAGGTGGTCTTCTCATAACAGAAGCTACCGGTGTCTCTGATACTGCCCAAGGCTATCCAAACACACCAGGTATTTGGACTAAAGAACAAGTGGAAGCATGGAAACCAATTGTAGATGCTGTTCATGCTAAAGGCGGTGTCATCATCTGTCAGATTTGGCATGTTGGAAGGGTTTCAAATTCAT GCTATCAGCCGAATGGGCAAACACCGATATCTTCTTCGGACAAGTCACTCACAAGCAGTCATGCACAACAATTCACGCCACCCAGAAGGCTAAGCACCGACGAAATTCCTGATATTGTCAATGACTTCAGACTTGCTGCAAGAAATGCTATCGAAGCTG GTTTTGATGGGATTGAAATACATGGGGCTCATGGCTACTTAATTGAACAATTCATGAAGGATGAAGTGAATGATAGAACAGATGAATATGGTGGATCCATTGAGAACCGTTGTCGATTTGCTTTGGAAGTTGTTGAAGCTGCTGTGAATGAAATAGGGGCAGATAAAGTTGGAATAAGATTATCACCTTTTGCAGAACATTCAGAATGTGGAGACTCTAGTCCTAAAGAATTGGGACTTTATATGGTGAATGCTCTCAATAAATATAATCTTCTTTACTGTCACATGGTGGAACCAAGAATAAAATCTGCTTTTGAAGTGGTTGATAATAGTCCTCACAGTTTGGTGCCAATGAGAAAGGCTTTCAATGGCACTTTCATAGTTGCAGGAGGTTATGACAGACAAGATGGAATCAACGCTGTAGCAGAAAACAAGACAGATCTTGTTGTTTATGGTCGATTGTTCTTAGCTAATCCAGATTTGCCAAAGAGATTTGCACTTGATGCTCCTCTCAACAAGTATAATAGGGAGACATTCTACACTTCTGATCCAGTTCTTGGTTATACTGACTACCCATTTCTCGACTGA